A part of Doryrhamphus excisus isolate RoL2022-K1 chromosome 8, RoL_Dexc_1.0, whole genome shotgun sequence genomic DNA contains:
- the si:ch211-137a8.4 gene encoding retinitis pigmentosa 1-like 1 protein, which translates to MAATEADAAPAVQEDGKSAESKQPEAEQATNQVNSESTNNELPDKDGAAVNSEVVPNKDTVNNDTAAEEAAEAGGEEEAGASSGETAAPQSAESAEHKTSFLDSFLNKSGLGKVMASRKKKEPTVPAGGGEESTAEGAEKEGEEVAAAEGGAEGGAEGEAVANGEKEEEKKEEEKKGKVSSVGELIRRPVAKIFSHRSSATLEAPKRSKSLDRLEDPQALNASTEEGAAAAGEGVEGAEGAEAEQKASSSAASSKHMKRWHSFKKLMAHKAHKRSSGEESGEGAEGGGDSSTLDSKESGQKRWKLKRSWTFQGIKRDTSMVGISSKTRSSDKPEEALDTEEAKADEAEGEGGAEEAKTDGGEEKTEGSEEEKVAGGATVTQHANEIWTSFKKRVIPKSKRANTECPPSGEDDVTAAPASGEDGATDEGKEGKSAKAKRSHFGRAVSLKNFILRKGKSTSVDLGDATKEEEEEAAEGAATATTETTEETNDKDEKSGGEKEVEKEAEKEVEQTPSEAPVTNGENGCSNGSAEENGTQHEEEEVEEKSSPLKKSKEVGGAKEEANAKVINATAPVNSDKKAGNV; encoded by the exons ATGGCGGCGACCGAAGCCGATGCGGCACCCGCGGTCCAGGAAGATGGGAAAAGTGCAGAGAGCAAACAGCCGGAGGCAGAGCAAGCGACCAATCAGGTGAACTCGGAGAGCACCAACAACGAGCTGCCAGACAAAGATGGCGCAGCCGTCAACAGCGAGGTTGTCCCCAACAAAGACACTGTCAATAATGACACAGCGGCAGAGGAGGCGGCAGAGGCCGGTGGCGAGGAGGAGGCCGGAGCATCGAGCGGTGAAACGGCAGCTCCTCAGAGCGCAGAGAGTGCGGAGCACAAGACTTCCTTCTTGGACTCCTTCCTGAACAAGAGTGGGCTGGGCAAGGTGATGGCGTCCAGAAAAAAGAAGGAGCCTACTGTCCCAGCAGGAGGCGGGGAGGAGAGCACCGCCGAGGGGGCAGAGAAAGAGGGAGAGGAGGTAGCCGCGGCTGAGGGAGGAGCAGAAGGAGGTGCTGAGGGGGAGGCGGTGGCAAATggagagaaggaggaggagaagaaggaggaagaaaagaaagGCAAAGTGTCTTCAGTAGGAGAGCTGATCAGGAGGCCTGTGGCAAAGATCTTTTCCCATCGCAGCTCCGCCACTCTTGAAGCTCCCAAACGGTCCAAGTCCCTAGACCGCCTGGAGGACCCACAGGCACTCAACGCCTCCACAGAGGAGGGAGCAGCTGCAGCTGGAGAAGGTGTGGAAGGAGCGGAAGGAGCAGAGGCTGAGCAGAAGGCTTCCTCCTCGGCCGCCTCCTCCAAGCATATGAAGCGCTGGCATTCCTTCAAAAAGCTGATGGCCCACAAAGCACACAAGAGGAGCAGTGGGGAGGAGAGCGGGGAAGGAGCAGAAGGAGGCGGCGACTCCTCCACGTTGGACTCCAAGGAGTCGGGCCAAAAGAGGTGGAAGCTCAAACGCTCCTGGACCTTCCAGGGCATCAAGAGGGACACCTCCATGGTCGGCATCAGCTCCAAGACCAGGAGCTCGGATAAGCCGGAGGAGGCTCTGGACACAGAGGAAGCCAAGGCTGACGAGGCTGAGGGCGAGGGAGGGGCCGAGGAGGCCAAGACTGACGGCGGCGAGGAGAAGACTGAGGGAAGCGAGGAGGAAAAAGTGGCAGGAGGAGCAACGGTGACGCAACACGCCAATGAGATCTGGACCTCCTTCAAGAAGCGCGTCATCCCCAAGTCCAAGCGTGCCAACACAGAGTGTCCCCCAAGCGGGGAGGACGACGTCACTGCAGCCCCTGCCTCAG GCGAGGACGGCGCAACAGACGAGGGAAAAGAAGGAAAGTCAGCGAAGGCCAAACGGTCCCACTTCGGCCGGGCGGTGTCCCTCAAGAACTTCATCTTGCGAAAAGGCAAGTCCACCAGTGTGGACCTGGGCGACGCCaccaaggaggaggaagaggaagctgcAGAGGGCGCAGCTACCGCCACCACTGAAACCACTGAGGAGACCAACGACAAAGACGAGAAGAGTGGCGGTGAGAAGGAGGTGGAGAAGGAGGCGGAGAAGGAAGTGGAGCAGACGCCGAGTGAAGCTCCTGTGACCAACGGCGAGAATGGCTGTTCCAACGGTTCGGCGGAGGAGAACGGCACGCagcacgaggaggaggaggtggaggagaagaGCAGCCCCCTGAAGAAGAGCAAGGAGGTGGGAGGAGCCAAGGAGGAGGCCAACGCCAAGGTCATCAATGCCACGGCGCCCGTCAACAGCG ACAAAAAGGCGGGAAACGTGTGA